A stretch of Lutra lutra chromosome 9, mLutLut1.2, whole genome shotgun sequence DNA encodes these proteins:
- the NKX2-4 gene encoding homeobox protein Nkx-2.4 isoform X3: protein MSLSPKHTTPFSVSDILSPIEETYKKFGGAMDGAPPGLGAPLGAAAAAAYRAPPLGPSSQAVAGVQPPHAMAGHNAAAAAAAAAAAAAAAATYHMPPGVSQFSHGAMGGYCNGGLGNVGELPAYTDGMRGGAAAAATGCLQVHGAIGGRERSRHGVADGHRGRRQDAGAAACGCGGAAKEAPRALLAGSGLRAGASLQAAEVPIGSRARAPGQHDPPDAHAGQDLVPEPPLQDEAAGQGQGGAAAAAGGWPGTAATPAAVPASRGGARASQGRQAVPERCQHPDTRPGRPAAAGPDAGA from the exons ATGTCGTTGAGCCCCAAGCACACGACGCCCTTCTCCGTGTCCGACATCCTGAGCCCCATCGAGGAGACCTACAAAAAGTTCGGCGGCGCCATGGACGGCGCGCCGCCCGGCCTGGGGGCGCCCCTGggggccgcggccgccgccgcctaCCGTGCGCCGCCGCTCGGCCCCTCCTCGCAGGCGGTGGCGGGCGTGCAGCCGCCCCACGCCATGGCGGGCCACAacgcggcggccgcggcggccgcGGCAGCCGCAGCGGCGGCCGCAGCCGCCACCTACCACATGCCGCCGGGCGTCTCGCAGTTCTCGCACGGCGCCATGGGCGGCTACTGCAACGGCGGCCTGGGCAACGTGGGCGAGCTGCCCGCCTACACGGACGGCATGCGGGGCGGTGCGGCCGCCGCGGCCACCGGCTG TCTCCAGGTTCATGGGGCCATCGGCGGGCGTGAACGTAGCCGGCATGGGGTCGCTGACGGGCATCGCGGACGCCGCCAAGACGCTGGCGCCGCTGCATGCGGCTGCGGCGGCGCCGCGAAGGAAGCGCCGCGTGCTCTTCTCGCAGGCTCAGGTCTACGAGCTGGAGCGTCGCTTCAAGCAGCAGAAGTACCTATCGGCTCCCGAGCGCGAGCACCTGGCCAGCATGATCCACCTGACGCCCACGCAGGTCAAGATCTGGTTCCAGAACCACCGCTACAAGATGAAGCGGCAGGCCAAGGACAAGGCGGCGCAGCAGCTGCAGCAGGAGGGTGGCCTGGGACCGCCGCCACCCCCGCCGCCGTCCCCGCGTCGCGTGGCGGTGCCCGTGCTAGTCAAGGACGGCAAGCCGTGCCAGAACGGTGCCAGCACCCCGACACCCGGCCAGGCCGGCCCGCAGCCGCCGGCCCCGACGCCGGCGCCTGA
- the NKX2-4 gene encoding homeobox protein Nkx-2.4 isoform X1 encodes MSLSPKHTTPFSVSDILSPIEETYKKFGGAMDGAPPGLGAPLGAAAAAAYRAPPLGPSSQAVAGVQPPHAMAGHNAAAAAAAAAAAAAAAATYHMPPGVSQFSHGAMGGYCNGGLGNVGELPAYTDGMRGGAAAAATGWYGANPDPRYSSSERGGQRGTEGRRTARALPIAARCAREVEGAGTRLGARGGFLGPGPGRVRGAGSPGARRVLGPAGVPPASRAAGVKSLGRRREQDPSRPGAHPASPLGALPSLQVHGAIGGRERSRHGVADGHRGRRQDAGAAACGCGGAAKEAPRALLAGSGLRAGASLQAAEVPIGSRARAPGQHDPPDAHAGQDLVPEPPLQDEAAGQGQGGAAAAAGGWPGTAATPAAVPASRGGARASQGRQAVPERCQHPDTRPGRPAAAGPDAGA; translated from the exons ATGTCGTTGAGCCCCAAGCACACGACGCCCTTCTCCGTGTCCGACATCCTGAGCCCCATCGAGGAGACCTACAAAAAGTTCGGCGGCGCCATGGACGGCGCGCCGCCCGGCCTGGGGGCGCCCCTGggggccgcggccgccgccgcctaCCGTGCGCCGCCGCTCGGCCCCTCCTCGCAGGCGGTGGCGGGCGTGCAGCCGCCCCACGCCATGGCGGGCCACAacgcggcggccgcggcggccgcGGCAGCCGCAGCGGCGGCCGCAGCCGCCACCTACCACATGCCGCCGGGCGTCTCGCAGTTCTCGCACGGCGCCATGGGCGGCTACTGCAACGGCGGCCTGGGCAACGTGGGCGAGCTGCCCGCCTACACGGACGGCATGCGGGGCGGTGCGGCCGCCGCGGCCACCGGCTGGTACGGCGCCAACCCGGATCCGCGCTACTCGTCAAGTGAGCGGGGCGGGCAGCGCGGGACTGAGGGCAGGCGGACGGCGCGGGCTTTGCCCATCGCAGCCCGGTGCGCGCGGGAGGTC GAGGGTGCCGGGACCCGGCTGGGGGCGCGCGGGGGGTTCCTGGGACCCGGCCCGGGGCGCGTGAGGGGTGCCGGTTCCCCGGGCGCGCGGAGGGTGCTGGGACCAGCCGGGGTCCCACCGGCGTCGCGGGCCGCGGGTGTGAAGAGCTTGGGGCGGCGGCGGGAGCAGGATCCCAGCAGGCCTGGCGCTCACCCGGCTTCTCCCCTTGGGGCCCTCCCCAGTCTCCAGGTTCATGGGGCCATCGGCGGGCGTGAACGTAGCCGGCATGGGGTCGCTGACGGGCATCGCGGACGCCGCCAAGACGCTGGCGCCGCTGCATGCGGCTGCGGCGGCGCCGCGAAGGAAGCGCCGCGTGCTCTTCTCGCAGGCTCAGGTCTACGAGCTGGAGCGTCGCTTCAAGCAGCAGAAGTACCTATCGGCTCCCGAGCGCGAGCACCTGGCCAGCATGATCCACCTGACGCCCACGCAGGTCAAGATCTGGTTCCAGAACCACCGCTACAAGATGAAGCGGCAGGCCAAGGACAAGGCGGCGCAGCAGCTGCAGCAGGAGGGTGGCCTGGGACCGCCGCCACCCCCGCCGCCGTCCCCGCGTCGCGTGGCGGTGCCCGTGCTAGTCAAGGACGGCAAGCCGTGCCAGAACGGTGCCAGCACCCCGACACCCGGCCAGGCCGGCCCGCAGCCGCCGGCCCCGACGCCGGCGCCTGA
- the NKX2-4 gene encoding homeobox protein Nkx-2.4 isoform X2, giving the protein MSLSPKHTTPFSVSDILSPIEETYKKFGGAMDGAPPGLGAPLGAAAAAAYRAPPLGPSSQAVAGVQPPHAMAGHNAAAAAAAAAAAAAAAATYHMPPGVSQFSHGAMGGYCNGGLGNVGELPAYTDGMRGGAAAAATGWYGANPDPRYSSISRFMGPSAGVNVAGMGSLTGIADAAKTLAPLHAAAAAPRRKRRVLFSQAQVYELERRFKQQKYLSAPEREHLASMIHLTPTQVKIWFQNHRYKMKRQAKDKAAQQLQQEGGLGPPPPPPPSPRRVAVPVLVKDGKPCQNGASTPTPGQAGPQPPAPTPAPELEELSPSPPALHGPGSGLAALDATAGDYGGGVLGANLLYGRTW; this is encoded by the exons ATGTCGTTGAGCCCCAAGCACACGACGCCCTTCTCCGTGTCCGACATCCTGAGCCCCATCGAGGAGACCTACAAAAAGTTCGGCGGCGCCATGGACGGCGCGCCGCCCGGCCTGGGGGCGCCCCTGggggccgcggccgccgccgcctaCCGTGCGCCGCCGCTCGGCCCCTCCTCGCAGGCGGTGGCGGGCGTGCAGCCGCCCCACGCCATGGCGGGCCACAacgcggcggccgcggcggccgcGGCAGCCGCAGCGGCGGCCGCAGCCGCCACCTACCACATGCCGCCGGGCGTCTCGCAGTTCTCGCACGGCGCCATGGGCGGCTACTGCAACGGCGGCCTGGGCAACGTGGGCGAGCTGCCCGCCTACACGGACGGCATGCGGGGCGGTGCGGCCGCCGCGGCCACCGGCTGGTACGGCGCCAACCCGGATCCGCGCTACTCGTCAA TCTCCAGGTTCATGGGGCCATCGGCGGGCGTGAACGTAGCCGGCATGGGGTCGCTGACGGGCATCGCGGACGCCGCCAAGACGCTGGCGCCGCTGCATGCGGCTGCGGCGGCGCCGCGAAGGAAGCGCCGCGTGCTCTTCTCGCAGGCTCAGGTCTACGAGCTGGAGCGTCGCTTCAAGCAGCAGAAGTACCTATCGGCTCCCGAGCGCGAGCACCTGGCCAGCATGATCCACCTGACGCCCACGCAGGTCAAGATCTGGTTCCAGAACCACCGCTACAAGATGAAGCGGCAGGCCAAGGACAAGGCGGCGCAGCAGCTGCAGCAGGAGGGTGGCCTGGGACCGCCGCCACCCCCGCCGCCGTCCCCGCGTCGCGTGGCGGTGCCCGTGCTAGTCAAGGACGGCAAGCCGTGCCAGAACGGTGCCAGCACCCCGACACCCGGCCAGGCCGGCCCGCAGCCGCCGGCCCCGACGCCGGCGCCTGAGCTTGAGGAGCTGTCGCCCAGCCCGCCCGCGCTGCACGGGCCGGGGAGCGGTCTGGCGGCCCTGGACGCGACCGCAGGAGACTACGGCGGCGGCGTGCTCGGCGCCAACCTGCTCTATGGCAGGACGTGGTGA